The Polaribacter sp. KT25b genome contains the following window.
ATACAGTAACTTAATATGCTTTTTCTTCTTTGATGAAAACTTTAAAAAAAGTTTGAGCAATTATTTTAATATCTAAAAAAAACGACCAATTTTCTATATAAAAAATATCTAAACGCACTCTGTTTTTAATATCTGATTTTTTGACCACTTCTCCTCTATAACCACTAATTTGAGCCAAACCAGTTATACCTGGCTTAACGGAGTTTCTTAATAAATAATTATCAACTTCATTTATAAATTTTTTTGAATGAAGATTCATGTGAGGTCTTGGACCTACAATGCTCATATCTCCTAACAAAACATTAAAAAATTGCGGAAACTCATCCAAACTTGTTTTTCTTAAAAATGCACCAACTTTTGTTATTCTTTTATCATTTTTTGTTGCTGATACTTTATCTGCATCATTATTAACTTTCATGGATCTTAACTTATAACATAAAAATTGAGTACCATCTATACCTTCTCTTTTTTGTTTAAAAAACAAAGGTCCTTTAGAGTCTAATCTAATAACTAACCATAAAAGAGGAAGCATCCAAGTTAAAACAAATATACAAACGAAAGCAGAACAAAAAATATCCAAAACTCTTTTAACAATATGTGTCTCAATTTTTTCAAAAGGTAATGGTTTCGGTTTTAAAATTGGAACAGTTCCAAAATATTCTAGAACAAGTTCTTTACTATAAATAGCATTATTTTCTGGCATCAATCTTAATTCCAAATCATTTTCCTCAGCATATTTGCTTATTTTAATTAACATACTTGTACTAATCTCTGCCGGATCACAATATATT
Protein-coding sequences here:
- a CDS encoding exopolysaccharide biosynthesis polyprenyl glycosylphosphotransferase, whose product is MNLKHKKSIFIRALIILIDLLVLNVVVYSVSDEKYLNFSFLLYISISWLIISYYTKFYKVYRYTQTSKLFSLLLSQFFVFSLAYLSYFTVFEEGELVGNQILIFSLTIILITFFKVLIFFLRRNYRSKGNNYRNVVHFGEIYSSKKLENLFHFKNDFGYRYIGFFSSKEYESKYYLGHIKTGFKYIEENDIDEIYCDPAEISTSMLIKISKYAEENDLELRLMPENNAIYSKELVLEYFGTVPILKPKPLPFEKIETHIVKRVLDIFCSAFVCIFVLTWMLPLLWLVIRLDSKGPLFFKQKREGIDGTQFLCYKLRSMKVNNDADKVSATKNDKRITKVGAFLRKTSLDEFPQFFNVLLGDMSIVGPRPHMNLHSKKFINEVDNYLLRNSVKPGITGLAQISGYRGEVVKKSDIKNRVRLDIFYIENWSFFLDIKIIAQTFFKVFIKEEKAY